A single window of Solanum dulcamara chromosome 5, daSolDulc1.2, whole genome shotgun sequence DNA harbors:
- the LOC129890414 gene encoding probable glycosyltransferase At5g25310: MMMKKSGDDGDGGSGVHYTYFSVLCCVLVLSVTAVLSIRFSVSGSPFRSSVSDMNYADASIVELQKKVIAATVANPNPSRAIASDAFYYRNSSFFPIPRKSTVVRKDDKIEEGLARARAAIRKAAGVGNLSMSPGRIYRNAGAFYQSYKEMERKLKVYVYDDGDFILVHNGPCKDIYASEGRFISEMEYGNNKFRTRDPYSAHVYFMPFSVAWMVKFLYVSLSYNLAPLKEFVSDYVRLISTKYPFWNQSHGADHFMLSCHDWAPAASKGNDFLYNTSIRVLCNANSSEGFNPQKDVSLPEIYLYNGVVSPKLQFPPPANISRPYLGFFAGGLHGHIRKTLFDHWKGNDSDLHVYEYLPKDMDYPSEMLRSKFCLCPSGYEVASPRVVEAIYAECVPVMLSDHYVFPFSDVLNWEAFSVQVNISDIPRLNDILLAVPDDKYMKLKEGLRAVRKHFELNRPAQRFDMFHMILHSIWLRRLNLRV; the protein is encoded by the exons atgatgatgaagaagagtGGTGATGATGGTGATGGTGGCAGTGGAGTACATTATACTTATTTTAGTGTACTCTGTTGTGTGCTGGTTCTATCTGTGACAGCGGTTTTGTCCATCAGATTCTCCGTTTCTGGAAGCCCTTTTCGATCGTCAGTTtctgatatgaattatgcagaTGCTTCGATCGTTGAATTGCAGAAGAAAGTGATCGCCGCCACCGTGGCTAATCCAAATCCATCACGAGCCATCGCTTCCGATGCTTTTTACTACCGAAACTCTTCCTTCTTTCCGATTCCTAGAAAATCTACAGTTGTT AGGAAAGATGATAAGATAGAAGAAGGACTGGCACGAGCAAGAGCGGCTATTCGAAAAGCTGCTGGTGTTGGAAATCTGTCTATGAGCCCTGGTAGGATCTACCGCAATGCAGGCGCATTTTATCA GAGTTACAAGGAAATGGAGAGGAAGCTGAAGgtgtatgtatatgatgatgggGACTTCATATTAGTCCATAATGGACCCTGTAAAGATATATATGCAAGTGAGGGAAGGTTCATCAGTGAGATGGAATATGGTAACAATAAATTCAGGACAAGAGACCCTTATTCAGCCCATGTTTACTTCATGCCTTTTAGTGTAGCTTGGATGGTTAAGTTTCTCTACGTGTCTCTTTCATATAATCTTGCGCCTCTTAAAGAGTTCGTGTCTGATTATGTGCGACTTATATCAACAAAATATCCATTCTGGAACCAAAGCCATGGAGCTGATCATTTCATGCTTTCTTGCCATGATTGG GCTCCTGCTGCTTCAAAAGGCAATGATTTCCTGTACAATACATCAATAAGGGTTTTGTGTAATGCCAACTCCTCAGAAGGCTTCAATCCTCAGAAAGATGTCAGTCTTCCTGAAATCTATCTTTACAATGGTGTAGTGTCCCCAAAGCTTCAGTTTCCTCCACCAGCCAACATTTCAAGGCCTTACCTTGGATTCTTTGCTGGTGGACTTCATGGCCATATCCGGAAAACCCTCTTTGATCACTGGAAGGGAAATGACTCCGATCTTCATGTATACGAATACTTGCCTAAGGACATGGATTATCCCTCGGAAATGTTGCGCTCCAAGTTTTGTCTATGCCCTAGTGGCTATGAAGTGGCTAGCCCAAGAGTGGTTGAAGCCATTTATGCCGAATGTGTTCCGGTTATGCTATCAGATCATTATGTCTTCCCTTTTAGTGATGTGCTGAACTGGGAAGCATTTTCAGTACAGGTTAACATTTCTGATATCCCAAGGCTAAATGACATCTTGTTGGCTGTTCCAGATGACAAATACATGAAGCTCAAGGAAGGCTTGAGGGCTGTGAGGAAACATTTTGAACTTAATCGGCCTGCTCAGAGGTTTGATATGTTTCATATGATATTACATTCTATATGGCTCAGGAGACTAAATTTAAGGGTCTAG